A DNA window from Turicibacter sp. TJ11 contains the following coding sequences:
- a CDS encoding choline/ethanolamine kinase family protein, protein MENIIKSVTAQALGVYEDEVKIDYRLMGGMSNLMYVIEIRAEKYTFRIPGKNAEMFVNREEELANIEIVDELKLNNEMIYFDTQTGYKISKFVEGTPLSEVENPEPYLEEVAKVLHVLHESGLNAHDDYRPYDRLTAYEKLVTDFSYQHEKKYFTLKELFLSQREFLDQFPKVICHNDSQISNMVVEGDQTYLLDWEFTGNNDPMYDVACVGNKEFELALKFLPIYLGREPEVQEFRRLYLWRAFQCLQWHNVALYKDLIGLSQDLQLDFKLIASAYLTKAEQFLTQADQFK, encoded by the coding sequence ATGGAAAATATTATAAAATCTGTTACAGCTCAAGCATTAGGGGTTTATGAAGACGAGGTAAAGATTGATTACCGATTAATGGGGGGAATGTCAAATCTAATGTATGTTATTGAGATCCGTGCTGAAAAGTATACCTTTCGTATTCCAGGAAAGAATGCAGAAATGTTCGTTAATCGTGAGGAAGAGTTAGCAAACATTGAGATTGTTGACGAGCTAAAACTGAATAATGAAATGATTTATTTTGATACCCAAACGGGATATAAAATTTCAAAATTTGTAGAGGGAACTCCTTTAAGTGAGGTTGAAAATCCGGAGCCTTATTTAGAAGAAGTTGCTAAAGTATTGCATGTTTTACACGAGTCAGGATTAAATGCCCACGATGATTATCGACCATATGATCGATTAACTGCCTATGAAAAATTAGTGACTGATTTCTCGTATCAACATGAAAAAAAATATTTTACTTTAAAAGAATTATTTTTAAGCCAGCGTGAATTTTTAGATCAATTTCCAAAAGTTATTTGTCATAATGATAGCCAAATTTCAAATATGGTAGTGGAAGGAGACCAAACCTATTTATTAGATTGGGAGTTTACAGGGAATAATGATCCGATGTATGATGTAGCATGTGTCGGAAATAAAGAATTCGAGTTAGCTTTAAAATTCTTACCGATTTACTTAGGGCGTGAACCTGAAGTCCAAGAATTTAGACGTTTATACTTATGGCGTGCTTTCCAATGCTTACAGTGGCATAATGTCGCTTTATATAAAGATTTAATTGGCTTAAGTCAAGACTTACAGTTAGATTTTAAACTGATTGCATCTGCTTATTTAACTAAGGCAGAGCAGTTTTTAACACAGGCGGATCAATTCAAATAA
- a CDS encoding VanZ family protein, which produces MRLSEIIGMGQAYLFQALILVGGIGLCFLLAYVFIYKKAMKGDKRLSKKMLLLAVIFTCYLFVVLGATLGRGAYYEAQIHWHPFSSYKEAWNNFSIIEWRNIILNIFMFIPLGFLLPFFGGFFRKAWVTYLIGFLFTLLIESVQFLTQRGIFEIDDLINNTVGCMIGYGMFSLCSFGYQWFKGHKPSLIRTIVRQLPLVMTVTLFSFIFYTYHKQEFGNLSSTPVYQVKMPTIMLNDEITLSTDRDEVMVYASKVGTKEETLQVANEWFSYVGATVDESQTNPYDEAIIYYSSDQSHSIWVYFSGLEIWFHDWTQSEHPVQSGFSLEEVAEILESYGVQLPKETTFVDAGDGDYLIEANLSELDGVYMDGIIRCTLTKDKKIESIHHEMTPFYQFKKVNLLSEQEAYLQLIEGKIHHRYIKNLSLDDPIEIKEITLQYEKDSKGYYQPVYQFNGLSNQQEVTIIIPAIQ; this is translated from the coding sequence ATGAGGCTTTCAGAAATTATTGGCATGGGACAGGCATATTTATTTCAAGCGCTCATTTTAGTTGGAGGAATCGGACTATGTTTTCTTTTAGCATACGTCTTTATCTATAAAAAAGCAATGAAGGGAGATAAACGCTTATCTAAAAAAATGTTATTATTAGCTGTTATCTTTACTTGCTATTTGTTTGTCGTGCTAGGAGCTACTTTAGGAAGAGGGGCTTACTATGAAGCTCAAATTCATTGGCATCCATTTAGCTCTTACAAAGAGGCGTGGAATAATTTTTCCATTATTGAGTGGCGAAACATTATTTTAAATATCTTCATGTTTATTCCGCTTGGTTTTTTACTTCCGTTTTTCGGAGGATTTTTTCGAAAAGCGTGGGTTACTTATTTAATTGGTTTTCTTTTTACTTTACTCATTGAAAGTGTTCAGTTTTTAACTCAAAGAGGGATTTTTGAAATAGATGATTTAATTAATAACACCGTCGGATGTATGATTGGTTATGGGATGTTTAGTTTATGCTCATTTGGTTATCAGTGGTTTAAAGGTCATAAGCCATCGCTGATTCGAACTATAGTGCGACAGCTTCCATTAGTTATGACGGTGACTTTGTTTAGTTTTATTTTTTATACGTATCATAAACAAGAGTTTGGAAATTTAAGTAGTACTCCTGTTTACCAGGTGAAAATGCCAACGATTATGTTAAATGATGAGATAACCTTATCGACTGATCGCGATGAAGTAATGGTATATGCATCAAAAGTTGGAACAAAAGAAGAAACATTACAGGTTGCTAATGAATGGTTTTCTTATGTTGGGGCAACCGTTGATGAAAGTCAAACAAATCCATATGATGAAGCTATCATTTATTATTCATCCGATCAAAGTCATTCTATTTGGGTATATTTTTCAGGGTTAGAGATTTGGTTTCATGACTGGACTCAGTCGGAACATCCAGTGCAAAGTGGATTTTCACTAGAAGAAGTAGCCGAAATTTTAGAGTCCTATGGCGTTCAGTTGCCTAAAGAGACGACCTTTGTAGATGCAGGAGATGGGGATTATCTCATAGAGGCGAACTTAAGTGAATTAGACGGTGTGTACATGGATGGGATCATTCGCTGTACGTTAACGAAAGATAAGAAAATTGAATCGATTCATCACGAGATGACGCCGTTTTATCAATTCAAAAAGGTGAACCTTTTATCTGAACAAGAAGCATATTTACAGTTAATAGAAGGAAAGATTCATCATCGTTATATTAAAAATTTAAGTCTTGACGATCCAATTGAGATTAAGGAGATCACTTTACAATATGAAAAAGACTCAAAAGGATATTATCAACCTGTTTATCAATTTAATGGGTTAAGCAATCAGCAAGAAGTCACGATAATCATTCCAGCTATTCAGTAA
- a CDS encoding helix-turn-helix transcriptional regulator, which yields MKNYQSAKKLTQLRLSSAFHLHPGIIIRDKRLHLNLTLNEVSATICDPSTLSKIEKGEYKVNASLLSKLFKKLDLKVVDTWDVTDWLEPFRIRFYQYDFSCFHELKDKLPLYYQQNLIQLGFLSFHENFQSFKEQSDVLQKMCEFMSLHELQFYFYLLGRYYEKIYEGELSQNYYQLSYTIAKELQLCDPLLYLSLASYYSMKNNSFKACHFTNLALAQFKSYYAIKYMIDCELLLCHEYIKKDLLSQAHPLLKKLKTRLNYSDPYHQSPKLYTIYGHYYVSLHEYEKAENTYLKAIKEHAIPSQPLLSLIQLYETSNQMIKLKKLLYQLKQHNFDFNHPKHLKYQYYYHLTHHPNSDIFRIFLLKKALPLAKKQHDTESIHLFSKQLVKFYQQNRKYKEALNVFLQLYETS from the coding sequence ATGAAGAACTATCAATCTGCTAAAAAATTAACACAATTGCGGCTTTCTTCTGCATTTCACTTACATCCTGGCATCATCATCCGTGATAAACGACTTCATCTTAACCTAACTTTAAATGAAGTTTCAGCAACGATTTGCGACCCCTCAACTTTATCTAAAATCGAAAAGGGAGAATATAAAGTAAATGCTTCTCTTTTATCAAAACTATTTAAAAAATTAGATCTTAAAGTAGTTGATACTTGGGATGTGACTGATTGGTTGGAACCCTTTCGCATCCGATTTTATCAGTATGACTTTTCATGCTTTCATGAATTAAAAGATAAACTCCCTCTTTATTATCAACAAAACTTAATTCAACTAGGTTTTCTAAGTTTTCACGAAAACTTTCAATCGTTTAAAGAACAGTCCGACGTCTTACAAAAGATGTGTGAATTTATGTCACTTCATGAGTTGCAGTTTTATTTTTATCTACTTGGTCGTTACTATGAAAAAATTTATGAAGGAGAATTAAGTCAAAATTACTATCAACTGTCTTACACGATTGCAAAAGAACTCCAACTCTGTGATCCGCTACTTTATCTTTCATTAGCTAGTTACTACTCGATGAAAAACAATTCCTTTAAAGCTTGTCATTTTACCAATTTAGCATTAGCACAATTTAAATCTTATTATGCGATTAAATATATGATTGACTGTGAGTTACTTCTTTGCCACGAATACATTAAAAAAGATTTACTCTCTCAAGCTCATCCTTTATTAAAAAAACTAAAAACACGATTAAACTATTCAGATCCTTATCACCAATCTCCAAAACTTTATACCATTTACGGACATTACTATGTGTCTTTACACGAGTATGAGAAAGCTGAAAACACGTACTTAAAGGCGATAAAAGAACACGCTATTCCATCACAACCTCTCTTATCCCTGATTCAACTTTATGAAACTTCCAATCAAATGATTAAGCTTAAAAAATTATTATATCAACTAAAGCAGCACAATTTTGATTTTAATCATCCCAAACACTTAAAATATCAATACTATTATCATTTAACTCATCATCCCAATTCGGATATCTTTCGAATTTTTCTACTTAAAAAGGCGCTCCCCTTAGCAAAAAAACAACATGATACAGAAAGTATTCATTTATTTTCTAAACAACTAGTTAAATTTTATCAACAGAATCGAAAATATAAAGAAGCTTTAAATGTCTTTTTACAACTTTATGAGACATCATAA
- the rpmF gene encoding 50S ribosomal protein L32: MAVPQRRTSKTAKRKRRTHFKLEVPGMVACPQCGEMKLSHRVCGTCGTYKGREVVKTEE, encoded by the coding sequence ATGGCTGTACCACAAAGAAGAACATCTAAAACTGCAAAGCGTAAACGTCGTACTCACTTCAAATTAGAAGTACCAGGTATGGTAGCTTGCCCACAATGTGGAGAAATGAAATTATCTCACCGTGTATGCGGAACTTGCGGAACTTACAAAGGACGCGAAGTAGTTAAAACTGAAGAATAA
- a CDS encoding YtxH domain-containing protein, whose translation MKKRNVFVLGAALGAAAVALLTPKSGKEMQKELLKKADDIQTKLKDVEVEDVKEAFVNKLDEIKDAINNFDLESSKADLETKVNEIKAKLNEMAVRLEEAKENFKDEAQLVQEDLEENFTIVIDAVKENTKEVFKEVKTAVASLGDDAKFVASDVADEMKSMASDMVEIATTKEQDDSQSEQNQTK comes from the coding sequence ATGAAGAAGAGAAATGTATTTGTTTTAGGAGCTGCTTTAGGAGCTGCTGCGGTTGCATTATTAACACCTAAATCAGGTAAAGAGATGCAAAAAGAGTTATTAAAAAAAGCAGATGACATTCAAACAAAACTAAAAGACGTTGAAGTTGAAGACGTTAAAGAAGCTTTTGTAAATAAGTTAGATGAAATTAAAGATGCCATTAATAATTTTGATCTAGAATCTTCAAAAGCTGATTTAGAAACAAAGGTCAATGAAATTAAGGCGAAGTTAAATGAAATGGCTGTAAGATTAGAGGAAGCAAAAGAAAACTTCAAAGATGAAGCTCAATTAGTACAAGAAGATTTAGAAGAAAACTTCACTATTGTTATTGATGCCGTTAAAGAAAACACAAAAGAAGTTTTCAAAGAAGTCAAAACAGCAGTTGCAAGTTTAGGAGATGACGCTAAATTTGTTGCATCAGATGTAGCTGATGAAATGAAAAGTATGGCTTCTGATATGGTTGAGATTGCGACAACTAAAGAACAAGATGATAGCCAATCAGAACAAAATCAAACAAAATAA
- a CDS encoding DUF177 domain-containing protein → MKWAIAQLIKQGSKVFEIDELVDFSDIVNAHDEIRKLSKVKVTGTGQLQGKKVMFNLHMEGTMTLACALTLDDVEYPFEYDSVEVFVLDADLYDEAEDEYLVTGTTVELAPVIWQNILLQKPLRVVKEGAYEEMKKKGIEFETEEDFEESEAAPKVDPRLAVLSKLLNDTQDN, encoded by the coding sequence ATGAAATGGGCGATTGCTCAACTGATAAAACAAGGTTCAAAAGTGTTTGAAATTGACGAATTAGTTGATTTTTCAGACATTGTGAACGCACATGATGAAATTCGTAAATTGTCAAAAGTTAAAGTGACAGGAACAGGACAACTTCAAGGTAAAAAAGTTATGTTTAACCTTCATATGGAAGGAACAATGACATTAGCTTGTGCCTTAACGCTTGATGATGTAGAATACCCATTTGAATATGACTCTGTTGAAGTGTTTGTTTTAGATGCGGATTTATATGATGAAGCAGAAGATGAATATCTTGTAACTGGAACAACTGTTGAACTTGCACCGGTTATTTGGCAAAATATTTTGCTACAAAAACCTTTACGTGTTGTAAAAGAAGGTGCTTACGAAGAAATGAAGAAAAAAGGAATCGAATTTGAAACGGAAGAAGATTTTGAGGAATCAGAAGCTGCTCCAAAAGTCGATCCACGATTAGCAGTTTTATCAAAATTGCTAAATGATACTCAAGATAACTAG
- a CDS encoding M15 family metallopeptidase — MMIEVMLSLQTVYQLNDKSNLMCLVDPFVSIQEKEGIEMGCFRAISLVEKYGDQLEQQVPLDSTIISYEELKYLTVLHHGYDGFVHVGELIVNASLADEVLEIFKELYLMGYPIEKMKVMSCYDGSDTLSMEDNNSSAFNFRYMTDGKKLSYHAYGLAIDLNPKVNPYVKEELVLPVNGKDYVDRDQCVLGLIKKNDAVYQLFKRYGWTWGGDWTSLKDYQHFEKPL, encoded by the coding sequence ATGATGATTGAGGTCATGCTTAGCTTACAGACAGTTTATCAGTTGAATGACAAGTCAAATCTCATGTGTTTAGTTGATCCTTTCGTTAGTATACAAGAGAAGGAGGGAATTGAAATGGGGTGTTTTCGAGCTATTTCATTAGTTGAGAAATATGGGGATCAACTTGAGCAACAAGTTCCACTCGATTCAACGATTATTTCATATGAGGAGTTAAAATATTTGACGGTTTTACATCATGGATATGATGGATTCGTTCATGTAGGAGAGTTAATTGTCAATGCGAGTCTAGCAGATGAAGTGCTTGAAATTTTTAAAGAACTTTACTTAATGGGATATCCTATCGAGAAGATGAAAGTGATGAGTTGTTATGACGGTTCGGATACGTTATCAATGGAAGATAACAATAGTAGTGCCTTTAATTTTCGCTATATGACAGATGGTAAGAAATTATCATACCATGCGTATGGACTTGCGATTGACTTAAATCCTAAAGTAAATCCCTATGTAAAAGAAGAGTTAGTTTTACCGGTAAACGGGAAAGACTATGTTGATCGTGATCAATGTGTACTTGGTCTCATAAAAAAAAATGATGCAGTATATCAGTTGTTTAAACGTTATGGTTGGACGTGGGGAGGAGATTGGACGAGCTTAAAAGATTATCAACATTTTGAAAAGCCGTTATAA
- a CDS encoding DEAD/DEAH box helicase yields the protein MSVRFQDLNIKPYLKAAVADLHFETLTQIQEEVMPLALKRKDIIGQSQTGSGKTHAFLIPIFEGLDEELHQVQAVITTPTRELAEQIYNVAMQLASFCDKPIKIGRYVGGTDKHKTIEKLGTQPQIVIGTPGRIKDLAINERVLLVHTAKMFVVDEADMTLETGFLTDIDQIAGTMGRDLQMMVFSATIPQALKPFLKKYMAAPTHVHIQPRQQTAVKIEHILYPTKHRSRVNIVANILKALNPYLAIIFVNTKQHATEVSNALLSQGFRVGQIHGDLTPRQRRQMMQRIRNLEFQYIVATDIAARGIDIEGVSHVINYELPQDLEFYIHRVGRTARGNYDGIAITLYDSSDEEILQQLEERGITFNYREVKNGELVSVNARNSRQKRVKKENEIDQIAKSKVRKPKKVTPGYKKKMKAQMEQVKRQERRKRK from the coding sequence ATGTCTGTACGTTTTCAAGATTTAAATATAAAACCATATTTAAAAGCAGCAGTTGCTGATTTACATTTTGAAACTTTAACACAAATCCAAGAAGAGGTTATGCCTTTAGCATTAAAGAGAAAAGATATTATTGGACAATCTCAAACAGGAAGCGGGAAAACGCATGCTTTCTTAATTCCTATTTTTGAGGGATTAGATGAAGAGTTACATCAAGTTCAAGCGGTCATTACAACGCCAACTCGTGAGTTAGCTGAACAAATTTATAATGTAGCGATGCAATTAGCATCATTTTGTGATAAACCAATTAAAATTGGCCGTTACGTAGGTGGAACGGATAAACATAAAACAATTGAGAAATTAGGAACACAACCACAAATTGTTATTGGAACACCAGGGCGAATTAAAGACTTAGCGATTAATGAACGTGTTTTATTAGTTCACACAGCTAAAATGTTTGTGGTGGATGAAGCTGATATGACGCTTGAAACAGGATTCTTAACAGATATCGATCAAATTGCAGGAACAATGGGGCGTGACCTACAAATGATGGTGTTCTCTGCAACAATTCCTCAAGCATTAAAGCCATTTTTGAAAAAATATATGGCAGCTCCAACACATGTTCATATTCAACCTCGTCAACAAACAGCGGTGAAGATTGAACATATTTTATATCCAACGAAGCACCGTAGTCGTGTGAATATTGTGGCTAACATTTTAAAAGCCTTAAATCCATATTTAGCAATTATCTTTGTTAATACAAAACAACATGCGACAGAAGTTTCAAATGCCTTACTTTCACAAGGATTCCGTGTGGGACAAATTCATGGGGATTTAACACCACGTCAACGTCGTCAAATGATGCAACGTATTCGTAACTTAGAATTCCAATACATTGTAGCAACGGATATTGCGGCACGCGGAATTGATATTGAAGGGGTTAGTCATGTTATTAACTACGAACTTCCTCAAGATCTAGAGTTTTACATTCATCGTGTTGGGCGTACCGCACGTGGAAATTATGATGGAATCGCGATTACTTTATACGATTCATCAGATGAAGAAATCTTACAACAATTAGAAGAACGTGGAATTACTTTTAACTATCGTGAAGTTAAAAATGGTGAGTTAGTATCAGTTAATGCACGTAATTCACGTCAAAAACGTGTGAAAAAAGAAAATGAAATTGATCAAATTGCTAAATCAAAAGTTCGTAAACCGAAAAAAGTAACACCAGGTTATAAAAAGAAAATGAAAGCTCAAATGGAGCAAGTGAAGCGTCAAGAGCGTCGTAAACGTAAATAA
- a CDS encoding 4-hydroxy-3-methylbut-2-enyl diphosphate reductase: MSSLKVIKIAPRGYCQGVISALNIVQDAALDPSLPRPIYVLGMIVHNEHITKAIDQLGVITLDNKSKTRDELLDQIESGTVIFTAHGISPKVKQKAMNKGLTIIDASCKDVIKTHTLMKEHIDAGYDVIYIGKKGHPETEGSLGVDAHHIHLISKIDDLEHLHLTNDKIIITNQTTMSLWDVYSLSQKIQEKFPKAQFIKEICNATQVRQEAVASQAGEADLTLVVGDPHSNNTARLSQISLERANTPSYRIASVEDINLEWLNGIETVAVTAGASTPTPITKEVIDFLEAYDKNDPSTWDQTSRITSDKVLFKRK; the protein is encoded by the coding sequence GTGAGTTCATTGAAAGTTATTAAAATCGCTCCTCGTGGGTACTGCCAAGGTGTCATCAGTGCCTTAAATATTGTGCAAGATGCCGCACTTGATCCCTCATTACCTCGTCCCATTTATGTGTTAGGGATGATTGTTCATAACGAACATATTACTAAAGCCATTGATCAGTTAGGAGTTATTACTCTTGATAATAAATCAAAAACACGTGATGAATTACTCGATCAAATCGAGAGTGGAACGGTTATTTTTACCGCTCACGGTATTTCACCAAAGGTTAAACAAAAAGCGATGAACAAAGGATTAACCATTATCGATGCCAGCTGTAAAGATGTCATTAAAACGCATACGTTAATGAAAGAACATATCGATGCCGGTTATGATGTGATTTACATCGGTAAAAAAGGTCATCCCGAAACAGAAGGTTCTCTTGGTGTTGATGCTCATCATATTCACTTAATCTCTAAAATAGATGATTTAGAACACTTACATCTGACGAATGATAAAATTATTATTACTAATCAAACCACCATGAGTTTATGGGATGTATATTCATTATCGCAAAAAATCCAAGAAAAATTCCCAAAAGCGCAATTTATTAAAGAAATTTGTAATGCAACTCAAGTTCGTCAAGAAGCAGTCGCTAGCCAAGCAGGTGAAGCTGATTTAACGCTTGTAGTTGGAGATCCACATAGTAATAATACCGCACGTTTATCACAAATCTCATTAGAACGTGCCAATACCCCATCATATCGTATTGCATCAGTGGAAGATATTAACCTTGAGTGGTTAAACGGTATTGAAACAGTTGCAGTTACAGCAGGGGCTTCTACCCCAACTCCAATTACGAAAGAAGTCATTGACTTTTTAGAAGCCTATGATAAAAATGATCCAAGTACTTGGGATCAAACATCTCGTATTACTTCTGATAAAGTTTTATTTAAACGCAAATAA
- a CDS encoding Mrp/NBP35 family ATP-binding protein has protein sequence MTLKDQIKREIEQLVDPSTNKTLGEQNSIRHLVVDEEESVVTAILAIGLTKGPEEKTLSRQLAKLIKIDHKFRGIKIQFEELPHEVDESDNQKKPIYIAVTSGKGGVGKSTVTANLAVSLTRLGKKVGIIDADIYGPSIPHLFEMKKEGFQMAENNKIYPPVAFNIPIISTEFFLEDDQPLMWRGPMLNRMLNHFFNDVEWDSDIEFMLIDLPPGTGDVAIDIQKLIPEAHVIVVTTPHPTASHIAVKSGYMAKTLKHNILGVVENMSYYTNPVSGAHEAIFGSGGGDLVASQLGVDLLTALPIGQPQNSHSIFSLEEEIGLAYLGLANKVLKALK, from the coding sequence ATGACTTTAAAAGATCAAATTAAACGAGAGATCGAACAATTAGTCGATCCAAGTACAAATAAAACATTAGGTGAACAAAACAGTATTCGTCACTTAGTCGTCGATGAAGAAGAGTCGGTGGTGACTGCTATTCTTGCCATCGGTTTAACAAAAGGACCTGAAGAAAAAACATTATCTCGTCAATTAGCTAAATTAATTAAAATTGACCATAAATTCCGTGGCATTAAAATTCAATTCGAGGAACTTCCTCATGAAGTAGATGAGTCAGATAATCAAAAGAAACCTATTTACATCGCGGTTACCTCTGGTAAAGGTGGTGTTGGAAAATCGACTGTTACGGCTAACTTAGCCGTGTCATTAACACGTCTTGGTAAAAAAGTAGGAATTATTGATGCCGATATTTATGGTCCAAGTATTCCTCATCTTTTTGAAATGAAAAAAGAAGGGTTCCAAATGGCTGAAAACAATAAAATTTATCCACCAGTTGCCTTTAATATTCCTATCATTTCAACCGAATTTTTCTTAGAAGATGATCAACCCTTAATGTGGCGTGGACCGATGTTAAATCGTATGTTAAATCATTTCTTTAACGACGTAGAGTGGGATTCAGATATCGAGTTCATGTTAATTGACTTACCACCTGGAACAGGTGATGTGGCCATCGATATTCAAAAACTAATTCCTGAAGCTCATGTTATTGTTGTGACAACACCTCATCCAACCGCTTCTCATATTGCTGTTAAATCAGGATATATGGCTAAAACATTAAAACATAACATCTTAGGTGTTGTTGAAAACATGTCTTATTACACAAATCCTGTTAGCGGTGCTCATGAGGCGATCTTCGGTTCTGGTGGCGGTGACTTAGTTGCTTCTCAACTAGGTGTCGATTTATTAACTGCTTTACCAATTGGACAACCTCAAAATTCGCATTCCATTTTCTCATTAGAAGAGGAAATTGGATTAGCTTACTTAGGATTAGCAAATAAAGTATTAAAAGCACTTAAATAA
- a CDS encoding nucleotidyltransferase gives MKATGLIVEYNPFHNGHLYHLTQSVKQSNADVLIVVMSGHFTQRGEPTILNKWDRTKMALANGADLVVELPYAYSCQHADLFAKGAVSILTHLHVNELIFGSESGNIDELIELEAITSENNFQKTIHKWVQTGLSLPMAHAKALEEFNLKPELGTSPNNTLGLYYLRAIRELNSSIRPDTLIRIHSDYRDVIPTHDQISSATSIRNLREQGEDFTAFVPKNVQEILMNHYNQTKTYHSWETYFPFLKQKILTMTPKHLAQFHDVEEGIENRLYSAMIKSTSFEAFIEAVKTKRYTRTRIQRICANILTHTTKEFIQELQLSTGAPYIRLLGATSTGKKYLKHIKKEVCVPIYSKFDAKGHPMLKHEQGVTGAYSCILPEPHCTHLNISEFSNFPLHFER, from the coding sequence ATGAAAGCAACAGGTTTAATTGTCGAGTATAATCCATTTCATAACGGTCATTTATATCATCTAACTCAAAGCGTAAAGCAATCAAATGCAGATGTTTTAATTGTTGTTATGAGCGGACACTTTACTCAACGTGGTGAACCAACGATCCTTAACAAATGGGATCGCACTAAAATGGCACTCGCTAACGGTGCTGACCTTGTGGTCGAACTTCCTTATGCTTATAGTTGCCAACATGCTGACCTCTTTGCTAAAGGAGCCGTCTCTATTTTAACACATTTACACGTAAATGAATTAATTTTTGGTAGTGAAAGTGGAAATATTGACGAATTAATAGAGCTTGAAGCCATAACAAGTGAAAATAACTTTCAAAAAACGATTCATAAATGGGTTCAAACAGGACTTAGTTTACCGATGGCGCATGCCAAAGCATTAGAAGAATTCAACTTAAAACCTGAACTTGGAACAAGTCCTAATAATACACTTGGTCTTTATTATCTTCGTGCCATTCGTGAATTAAACAGTTCTATTCGACCAGATACATTAATACGAATTCATAGTGATTATCGAGACGTCATTCCTACACATGATCAAATTTCAAGTGCTACCTCAATTCGTAATCTTCGTGAACAAGGTGAAGATTTTACAGCGTTTGTTCCTAAAAATGTGCAAGAAATATTAATGAATCATTACAATCAGACAAAGACTTATCATTCTTGGGAAACTTACTTTCCTTTCCTCAAACAAAAAATTTTGACCATGACACCTAAACATTTGGCTCAGTTTCACGATGTTGAAGAAGGAATTGAAAATCGTCTATATTCGGCAATGATCAAAAGTACATCCTTTGAAGCGTTTATTGAAGCTGTAAAAACAAAACGCTACACTCGAACTCGTATTCAACGAATTTGTGCTAATATTTTAACGCACACGACTAAAGAATTCATTCAAGAATTACAACTTTCAACTGGTGCACCGTATATTCGATTACTTGGAGCGACTTCTACTGGTAAAAAGTATTTAAAACATATTAAAAAAGAAGTATGCGTTCCTATTTACAGTAAATTCGATGCAAAAGGACATCCGATGCTAAAACATGAACAAGGCGTGACAGGCGCTTATAGTTGTATTTTACCCGAACCACATTGTACGCATTTAAATATTTCAGAGTTTTCAAATTTCCCATTACATTTTGAGCGTTAA